In Falco cherrug isolate bFalChe1 chromosome 2, bFalChe1.pri, whole genome shotgun sequence, the following are encoded in one genomic region:
- the LOC102057300 gene encoding granulocyte-macrophage colony-stimulating factor receptor subunit alpha-like isoform X2 — protein sequence MFDTLELICMIWWYMMLFHSLHADIHCMGQAQESPITNVKMDWSKMELSWESSKNFSKYKCTIRNRDMEGTPPEVNSTKCRFPVELYMPLHEGVFLIIEVPNTNISKHCTFSPGGINGSAIENFSCVIYNISLMNCTWQAGRDAPEDTQYFLYWQNSRYDDAMECELYIRDENGRNTGCRFQNVRTDVNKAYFLVNGSSKDSLIQFYDEYIRLYKIEILTPPLNVTANCTTDSVGCIITWQPPLTSHVENVKCFQYEIHIQTKDEPKEEEKDPPVRVRSNRYEFQNYNEKKKYILKMRARGKSCLISSNWGEWTEPIEFGQGKDYFVFVVLFLIALGTISVTLLQYCLFKRYCSFKSIFPPIPQPRDKFNISTDENSQTEYASPQNKQLYRGVVTVVEELI from the exons atgtttGATACTCTTGAACTCATCTGCATGATTTGGTGGTATATGATGCTATTTCATTCCTTGCATGCTGACATCCACTGTATGGGGC AGGCACAAGAATCACCTATCACAAACGTGAAAATGGACTGGAGTAAAATGGAACTGtcctgggaaagcagcaagaatTTCTCTAAGTACAAATGTACCATCAGGAACAGGGATATGGAAGGTACACCACCAGAG GTGAACAGTACAAAATGCAGGTTTCCAGTGGAACTATACATGCCTCTGCATGAAGGAGTATTTTTAATCATTGAAGTACCAAACACAAATATCTCAAAACACTGCACCTTTAGCCCTGGAG GCATAAATGGGTCAGCCATTGAAAACTTCTCCTGTGTGATTTATAACATTTCCCTCATGAACTGCAcgtggcaggcaggcagggatgctccagAAGACACTCAGTACTTCCTCTACTGGCAGAACTCGAG GTATGATGATGCAATGGAATGTGAGCTTTACATTAGAGATGAAAATGGCAGAAACACGGGATGTAGATTCCAAAATGTGAGGACAGATGTTAATAAAGCTTATTTCCTGGTGAACGGGTCTAGCAAGGACTCCCTGATCCAGTTCTATGATGAGTACATCCGACTATATAAAATCG aaatactcaCTCCTCCATTAAACGTCACTGCCAATTGTACTACAGATTCAGTGGGCTGCATAATTACATGGCAACCACCCCTTACAAGTCATGTGGAAAATGTAAAGTGTTTTCAGTATGAAATTCACATACAAActaag GATGAGcccaaagaagaggaaaaggatcCTCCTGTAAGA GTAAGGAGCAACAGATACGAATTTCAAAAttacaatgagaaaaaaaaatacattctgaaaaTGAGAGCACGTGGAAAAAGTTGTCTCATAAGCTCAAACTGGGGGGAATGGACTGAACCCATCGAGTTTG GTCAAGGGAAAGATTactttgtttttgtggttttatttctgatagCACTTGGAACAATCTCAGTGACACTGCTCCAGTATTGTCTTTTCAAAAG GTACTGCAGTTTCAAGAGCATATTTCCTCCCATACCACAACCAAGAGACAAATTTAACATATCAACTGATGAAAATAGCCAG aCAGAGTATGCAAGTCCACAAAACAAACAGTTGTACCGAGGGGTAGTAACTGTGGTTGAAGAGTTGATCTaa
- the LOC102057300 gene encoding granulocyte-macrophage colony-stimulating factor receptor subunit alpha-like isoform X1, protein MFDTLELICMIWWYMMLFHSLHADIHCMGPEAQESPITNVKMDWSKMELSWESSKNFSKYKCTIRNRDMEGTPPEVNSTKCRFPVELYMPLHEGVFLIIEVPNTNISKHCTFSPGGINGSAIENFSCVIYNISLMNCTWQAGRDAPEDTQYFLYWQNSRYDDAMECELYIRDENGRNTGCRFQNVRTDVNKAYFLVNGSSKDSLIQFYDEYIRLYKIEILTPPLNVTANCTTDSVGCIITWQPPLTSHVENVKCFQYEIHIQTKDEPKEEEKDPPVRVRSNRYEFQNYNEKKKYILKMRARGKSCLISSNWGEWTEPIEFGQGKDYFVFVVLFLIALGTISVTLLQYCLFKRYCSFKSIFPPIPQPRDKFNISTDENSQTEYASPQNKQLYRGVVTVVEELI, encoded by the exons atgtttGATACTCTTGAACTCATCTGCATGATTTGGTGGTATATGATGCTATTTCATTCCTTGCATGCTGACATCCACTGTATGGGGC CAGAGGCACAAGAATCACCTATCACAAACGTGAAAATGGACTGGAGTAAAATGGAACTGtcctgggaaagcagcaagaatTTCTCTAAGTACAAATGTACCATCAGGAACAGGGATATGGAAGGTACACCACCAGAG GTGAACAGTACAAAATGCAGGTTTCCAGTGGAACTATACATGCCTCTGCATGAAGGAGTATTTTTAATCATTGAAGTACCAAACACAAATATCTCAAAACACTGCACCTTTAGCCCTGGAG GCATAAATGGGTCAGCCATTGAAAACTTCTCCTGTGTGATTTATAACATTTCCCTCATGAACTGCAcgtggcaggcaggcagggatgctccagAAGACACTCAGTACTTCCTCTACTGGCAGAACTCGAG GTATGATGATGCAATGGAATGTGAGCTTTACATTAGAGATGAAAATGGCAGAAACACGGGATGTAGATTCCAAAATGTGAGGACAGATGTTAATAAAGCTTATTTCCTGGTGAACGGGTCTAGCAAGGACTCCCTGATCCAGTTCTATGATGAGTACATCCGACTATATAAAATCG aaatactcaCTCCTCCATTAAACGTCACTGCCAATTGTACTACAGATTCAGTGGGCTGCATAATTACATGGCAACCACCCCTTACAAGTCATGTGGAAAATGTAAAGTGTTTTCAGTATGAAATTCACATACAAActaag GATGAGcccaaagaagaggaaaaggatcCTCCTGTAAGA GTAAGGAGCAACAGATACGAATTTCAAAAttacaatgagaaaaaaaaatacattctgaaaaTGAGAGCACGTGGAAAAAGTTGTCTCATAAGCTCAAACTGGGGGGAATGGACTGAACCCATCGAGTTTG GTCAAGGGAAAGATTactttgtttttgtggttttatttctgatagCACTTGGAACAATCTCAGTGACACTGCTCCAGTATTGTCTTTTCAAAAG GTACTGCAGTTTCAAGAGCATATTTCCTCCCATACCACAACCAAGAGACAAATTTAACATATCAACTGATGAAAATAGCCAG aCAGAGTATGCAAGTCCACAAAACAAACAGTTGTACCGAGGGGTAGTAACTGTGGTTGAAGAGTTGATCTaa
- the LOC102057300 gene encoding granulocyte-macrophage colony-stimulating factor receptor subunit alpha-like isoform X3 — protein MDWSKMELSWESSKNFSKYKCTIRNRDMEGTPPEVNSTKCRFPVELYMPLHEGVFLIIEVPNTNISKHCTFSPGGINGSAIENFSCVIYNISLMNCTWQAGRDAPEDTQYFLYWQNSRYDDAMECELYIRDENGRNTGCRFQNVRTDVNKAYFLVNGSSKDSLIQFYDEYIRLYKIEILTPPLNVTANCTTDSVGCIITWQPPLTSHVENVKCFQYEIHIQTKDEPKEEEKDPPVRVRSNRYEFQNYNEKKKYILKMRARGKSCLISSNWGEWTEPIEFGQGKDYFVFVVLFLIALGTISVTLLQYCLFKRYCSFKSIFPPIPQPRDKFNISTDENSQTEYASPQNKQLYRGVVTVVEELI, from the exons ATGGACTGGAGTAAAATGGAACTGtcctgggaaagcagcaagaatTTCTCTAAGTACAAATGTACCATCAGGAACAGGGATATGGAAGGTACACCACCAGAG GTGAACAGTACAAAATGCAGGTTTCCAGTGGAACTATACATGCCTCTGCATGAAGGAGTATTTTTAATCATTGAAGTACCAAACACAAATATCTCAAAACACTGCACCTTTAGCCCTGGAG GCATAAATGGGTCAGCCATTGAAAACTTCTCCTGTGTGATTTATAACATTTCCCTCATGAACTGCAcgtggcaggcaggcagggatgctccagAAGACACTCAGTACTTCCTCTACTGGCAGAACTCGAG GTATGATGATGCAATGGAATGTGAGCTTTACATTAGAGATGAAAATGGCAGAAACACGGGATGTAGATTCCAAAATGTGAGGACAGATGTTAATAAAGCTTATTTCCTGGTGAACGGGTCTAGCAAGGACTCCCTGATCCAGTTCTATGATGAGTACATCCGACTATATAAAATCG aaatactcaCTCCTCCATTAAACGTCACTGCCAATTGTACTACAGATTCAGTGGGCTGCATAATTACATGGCAACCACCCCTTACAAGTCATGTGGAAAATGTAAAGTGTTTTCAGTATGAAATTCACATACAAActaag GATGAGcccaaagaagaggaaaaggatcCTCCTGTAAGA GTAAGGAGCAACAGATACGAATTTCAAAAttacaatgagaaaaaaaaatacattctgaaaaTGAGAGCACGTGGAAAAAGTTGTCTCATAAGCTCAAACTGGGGGGAATGGACTGAACCCATCGAGTTTG GTCAAGGGAAAGATTactttgtttttgtggttttatttctgatagCACTTGGAACAATCTCAGTGACACTGCTCCAGTATTGTCTTTTCAAAAG GTACTGCAGTTTCAAGAGCATATTTCCTCCCATACCACAACCAAGAGACAAATTTAACATATCAACTGATGAAAATAGCCAG aCAGAGTATGCAAGTCCACAAAACAAACAGTTGTACCGAGGGGTAGTAACTGTGGTTGAAGAGTTGATCTaa
- the SLC25A6 gene encoding ADP/ATP translocase 3: MADQAISFLKDFLAGGVAAAISKTAVAPIERVKLLLQVQHASKQIAADKQYKGIIDCVVRIPKEQGVLSFWRGNLANVIRYFPTQALNFAFKDKYKQVFLGGVDKHTQFWRYFAGNLASGGAAGATSLCFVYPLDFARTRLAADVGKAGADREFSGLGDCLVKITKSDGLRGLYQGFNVSVQGIIIYRAAYFGIYDTAKGMLPDPRNTHIVISWMIAQTVTAVAGVVSYPFDTVRRRMMMQSGRKGADIMYSGTIDCWRKIARDEGGKAFFKGAWSNVLRGMGGAFVLVLYDEFKKVI, from the exons ATGGCGGACCAGGCTATCTCCTTCCTCAAGGACTTTCTGGCGGGCGGTGTCGCAGCCGCCATCAGCAAGACTGCGGTGGCGCCTATCGAGCGGGTCAAGCTCTTGCTTCAG GTACAACATGCAAGTAAACAAATTGCTGCTGATAAGCAGTACAAGGGTATCATCGATTGTGTAGTGCGTATTCCAAAGGAACAAGGAGTGCTGTCTTTCTGGAGAGGAAACTTGGCAAATGTCATCAGATACTTCCCAACTCAAGCTCTCAACTTTGCCTTCAAGGATAAGTATAAGCAGGTGTTCTTGGGAGGTGTAGACAAGCACACTCAATTCTGGAGGTATTTTGCTGGTAACCTGGCTTCTGGTGGTGCAGCTGGAGCCACTTCCCTCTGCTTTGTCTACCCCTTGGATTTTGCAAGAACCCGTTTGGCTGCTGATGTCGGAAAAGCTGGCGCAGACAGAGAATTCTCAGGTCTAGGGGACTGTCTAGTCAAAATTACCAAGTCTGATGGTCTGCGTGGCTTATATCAAGGGTTCAATGTCTCTGTCCAAGGCATCATCATCTATCGAGCTGCCTACTTTGGGATCTATGATACAGCAAAAG GCATGCTCCCAGATCCCAGAAATACTCATATTGTTATCAGTTGGATGATTGCCCAGACGGTGACTGCTGTGGCTGGTGTGGTCTCCTATCCTTTCGATACAGTGCGACGTAGGATGATGATGCAGTCAGGGCGCAAAGGAG CTGATATCATGTACTCTGGAACAATTGACTGCTGGCGGAAGATAGCAAGGGATGAGGGAGGAAAGGCGTTCTTCAAGGGTGCATGGTCTAATGTTCTCAGAGGCATGGGGGGTGCTTTTGTGCTTGTGCTGTACGATGAATTCAAGAAAGTCATTTAA